In one Cronobacter dublinensis subsp. dublinensis LMG 23823 genomic region, the following are encoded:
- the lysC gene encoding lysine-sensitive aspartokinase 3, translated as MTNSLVVAKFGGTSVADFDAMNRSADVVLDDGKVRLVVLSASAGITNLLVALAEGLEATERFVKLDAIRKIQYDILERLQNPAVIREEIDRLLENIATLSEAASLATSTALTDELVSHGELMSTLLFVEILRERDMQAQWFDVRKVMRTSDRFGRAEPDVAALAELCAQQLAPRLAQGLVITQGFIGSEAKGRTTTLGRGGSDYTAALLAEALQARRVDIWTDVPGIYTTDPRVVPAAKRIDEIAFEEAAEMATFGAKVLHPATLLPAVRSDIPVFVGSSKDPQAGGTLVCNKTTHPPLFRALALRRKQTLLTLHSLNMLHSRGFLAEVFSILARHNISVDLITTSEVSVALTLDTTGSTSTGDTLLTQALLTELSSLCRVEVEENLALVALIGNDLSKACGVGKEVFGVMEPFNIRMICYGASSHNLCFLVPGHEAEQVVQKLHHNLFE; from the coding sequence ATGACAAATTCTTTAGTGGTCGCTAAATTTGGCGGCACCAGCGTGGCGGATTTCGACGCCATGAACCGCAGCGCCGATGTCGTCCTGGACGATGGCAAGGTCCGCCTGGTGGTGCTTTCCGCCTCCGCTGGCATCACTAATCTGCTGGTGGCGCTGGCCGAAGGGCTGGAAGCGACCGAGCGCTTTGTAAAGCTCGACGCCATCCGCAAAATTCAGTACGACATCCTGGAACGCCTGCAAAACCCGGCGGTTATCCGTGAAGAGATCGACCGTCTGCTGGAAAACATCGCCACCCTTTCGGAAGCCGCGTCGCTTGCCACCTCTACGGCGCTGACCGACGAGCTGGTCAGTCACGGCGAACTCATGTCCACGCTGCTGTTTGTCGAGATCCTCCGCGAACGTGACATGCAGGCGCAGTGGTTCGACGTGCGTAAAGTGATGCGCACCAGCGACCGTTTTGGCCGCGCCGAGCCGGATGTCGCGGCCCTCGCCGAACTCTGCGCACAGCAGCTCGCGCCGCGCCTGGCGCAAGGACTGGTCATCACGCAAGGGTTTATCGGCAGCGAAGCCAAAGGACGCACCACCACGCTTGGCCGCGGCGGCAGCGACTATACCGCCGCCCTGCTCGCCGAGGCGTTACAGGCGCGCCGCGTCGATATCTGGACGGACGTGCCGGGCATCTACACCACCGACCCGCGCGTGGTGCCTGCCGCGAAACGCATTGATGAAATCGCCTTTGAAGAAGCCGCCGAGATGGCGACCTTCGGCGCCAAAGTGCTGCACCCGGCGACCCTGCTGCCGGCGGTGCGCAGCGATATTCCGGTGTTTGTCGGCTCCAGCAAAGATCCGCAAGCGGGCGGCACGCTGGTGTGCAACAAAACCACGCACCCGCCGCTGTTCCGCGCGCTGGCGCTGCGCCGTAAACAGACGCTGCTCACGCTCCACAGCCTCAACATGCTGCACTCGCGCGGTTTCCTCGCGGAGGTGTTCAGCATCCTGGCGCGGCACAATATTTCGGTCGATCTGATAACCACCTCGGAAGTGAGCGTGGCGCTGACGCTCGACACCACCGGCTCGACCTCAACCGGCGATACGCTGCTCACCCAGGCGCTGTTGACCGAGCTCTCCTCGCTCTGCCGCGTGGAAGTGGAAGAGAACCTGGCGCTGGTGGCGCTGATTGGCAACGATCTCTCTAAAGCCTGCGGCGTGGGTAAAGAAGTGTTTGGCGTGATGGAGCCGTTCAACATCCGCATGATTTGTTACGGCGCATCCAGCCATAACCTTTGCTTCCTGGTGCCGGGCCACGAAGCCGAGCAGGTCGTGCAGAAGCTGCATCACAATCTGTTTGAATAA